The stretch of DNA ACACACCGCGAATGGTTCCGTCTTCGCCAACCACATAGCTGTTCAAGACACCCGGTTCGCTACCGTCTTGCCTTGTCGCAGCCAAGGTTGCGTCCTGAGTCGCCAAGCCGGAAACCAAGTCGAAGTCCATGTCGAATTGCAATGGCGAAATACTAGGGACGCCGTTGCGTTCGATCGCGATTCGTGAATTGGTTGCACCGATGAAACTTCCGTTCCCGTCGAAGCGTAGCAAACCAGTGCCCACGGCAACGTTGGTACCACTAAGAGGAGAGTTCTCGGGGCTGTCGGCGTACCAACGGTAAACGGTTTGCTCGTCCGTTCGCTCTTCCAAGGTTGCTGTGACTCGGACATTAATTGGAACGCCCAACGAATCGTAAACAATGAAGTCACTCGCTGCACTTTGTCCCACGGCTTCCTGAGCGGTACCGAACCCAAGGTTGGGATTGGTTGTTGACCCGTCCAGAGTTTTGATTTGGAAAGCTGCGAGATCGATTTCCAGCGCGTTGAGTTCACCCGTGTTGCTGACGAAACGGATTCCCCCATCGTTGATGTAACCGCCGGGGACGAGTTCGCCGGATTCGCCCGGGATATTGTTTTCGGATGCCTTGATGGGGTTTTGCGAATCGAGCTGTAGACTTTGGATGCCTGATGAGACTTCAACAAAGTCAATGAAGTCTTGGATCGTGGTCGTATCGGTAATTTCGAATTCCTTTGACCCCAGAGCTCGTCCACCTTTTCGACCACTGTAGGTAAGGGTTCCGAGTTCAAACGCATTCGAATACGTCAAACCATCTCGTTTGAGAACATTGGTCAACAGTGTGCTGCTATTGATGGTTGGACCATTCAAGTCGATCAACTGATTTTCTGGATCGCTCAAGTCGGCGATTTCAGCATCGGACTTGCTATCGGTGTAGACATCGCCGGGTGCGACCGTGTCCACAAGATAGAAGTTGTTCTGGTCACCGGCCAAATTCCGATAGATACGAACTTCGTCGTATGCTGGGAATGTTTCGCCGGTCCCCGGAGTCGGTGGATCGGGAAAGTTGGACAACGTGACCCGACCGTTCACCACATTCTGTGGTCCAATCAGAACGCTTGGCCGGCTCTCTTGTTCACCGTTCTTATGGTACGTCACCATGTAGGTGTAGTTACCCGTCAGCGTTGTGTTATCAAGCGCATTGGCTGAAAGAGGCGTTGATCCGTTGTCGGTAAATGTGCCGCCGGCTGCAGCGCTATCGAGAAGGAAGAAGTCCGAGCCATTAGGTCCGGTTCGATAGATATTCACGGACGCAAATTCGCCGGTTCCTTCGGATGGCAAGTTCCCCAGCTCAATCGCTCCGCCGGTCCCAACAGTTGCCGATATGGGTCCACTAGGCGTTGATTCGTTGCCGCTTGAGTCCACCAATGCCACTCGGTACTGGTAAGTTCCCGCAGCCAATGTGCCCACACCGCCGGTGTTCGTTGTCACCACGCTGTTGTCGGACGTGGGCGAAACACCAAGCAGGGTTTCGGACGCGTCGGGACGAGGCACAGACGAATCACCCAGCACAATGGACTGAATCACTTCGGATACGTCAGCCACATCACCTTCGGGCGTCAGCGAGCCTTCAAACGTGACGTTCTCGGTTGCCTTGGCAACGCTTTCGGTACCCAACGGAACGGACAAAGGAACGAGGTTCGATTCCTGGAGTCGGAATTGATCGTCGATTCCATACCCCAGCAAGCGTTGACCGGTAGAGTTCACCAGTTCCGCGTCGCTATTGAGCTTGAAGATTCCGTTTCGCGTGTAAAGGCGTTCGCCATCGGCACCTTCGACGATAAAGAAACCATCGCCTTGAATCGCCAAGTCCGAAGGACTGCTGCTGATTTCAATTGTGCCCTGGTTATGGTTCGCCGCAATTTCAGCTACCTGAACCCCCAAACCGATTTGGCGGGGGTTGTTACCGCCGTTGTTGGCATTGGGTGCAGCACCGAGAGAGAGCGTTTGCAGAAACTGAGTCGCAAACACCACATCGGACGACTTGAACCCGACGGTTTGCGAGTTGGCGAGGTTATTGCCGATCACATCAATCTGTGTTTCGGCGGCGGCCAAACCGGTTAGTGCGGTTGTCAGCGCTGATGTCAGTCCCATGAACTCAACTCTCTAAAAGTTGTTGCGGAAGAACAAGAAAACCATCCTGCTAACAACTTCATCGGTTGGTCACGCGGTTCGTGACGATCGTTAAAGTCTACCCAGGTTGAATTTCTCGAATATTCTTTATGTCCATCGTCTTGGCACCAACATGAACTTTGATCGTTCTTGTGCCCTCTTCACTATTTGTTTCCACCGTGATGCGATCAACAATGCCATCAATAGACGAGGCATCGTCAGCCAACCCGTTGACGGTTTGTCCGATCAGACTGCTAGCGGTCACCAACTCTTGGCTCGCGGACAAGTTTGTGAGCACTTCGGACAACTGATCGGTGGCACCAATCTCGCGAATCTGGCCCATCTGAGCCACCATTTCGCTGTTGTCCATCGGGTTGAGCGGATCCTGGTTTTGCAGCTCGTTGATCATTAGCTTCAAGAAGCCATCGGTATCCAACTCGTTGTAAGCGTCGCGTGCCTCGCCGATCTGAGATGCAGATTCTTTGGCTGAGAAGTTTGC from Rubripirellula amarantea encodes:
- a CDS encoding flagellar hook-basal body complex protein, with the protein product MGLTSALTTALTGLAAAETQIDVIGNNLANSQTVGFKSSDVVFATQFLQTLSLGAAPNANNGGNNPRQIGLGVQVAEIAANHNQGTIEISSSPSDLAIQGDGFFIVEGADGERLYTRNGIFKLNSDAELVNSTGQRLLGYGIDDQFRLQESNLVPLSVPLGTESVAKATENVTFEGSLTPEGDVADVSEVIQSIVLGDSSVPRPDASETLLGVSPTSDNSVVTTNTGGVGTLAAGTYQYRVALVDSSGNESTPSGPISATVGTGGAIELGNLPSEGTGEFASVNIYRTGPNGSDFFLLDSAAAGGTFTDNGSTPLSANALDNTTLTGNYTYMVTYHKNGEQESRPSVLIGPQNVVNGRVTLSNFPDPPTPGTGETFPAYDEVRIYRNLAGDQNNFYLVDTVAPGDVYTDSKSDAEIADLSDPENQLIDLNGPTINSSTLLTNVLKRDGLTYSNAFELGTLTYSGRKGGRALGSKEFEITDTTTIQDFIDFVEVSSGIQSLQLDSQNPIKASENNIPGESGELVPGGYINDGGIRFVSNTGELNALEIDLAAFQIKTLDGSTTNPNLGFGTAQEAVGQSAASDFIVYDSLGVPINVRVTATLEERTDEQTVYRWYADSPENSPLSGTNVAVGTGLLRFDGNGSFIGATNSRIAIERNGVPSISPLQFDMDFDLVSGLATQDATLAATRQDGSEPGVLNSYVVGEDGTIRGVFSNGVTRDLGQLQLARFANPVGLEARGLNLFAKGVNTGLPVQGAPGESGIGSVIGGALELSNTDIGQDLVELVLASTQYRGNSRVITTSQQLLDELLNLRR
- a CDS encoding flagellar hook assembly protein FlgD — protein: MSAIGQSASANFSAKESASQIGEARDAYNELDTDGFLKLMINELQNQDPLNPMDNSEMVAQMGQIREIGATDQLSEVLTNLSASQELVTASSLIGQTVNGLADDASSIDGIVDRITVETNSEEGTRTIKVHVGAKTMDIKNIREIQPG